The window ACAATATTTTGTGTTTATAGTTTTGAATATTGTGACCAcggaaaattgattttttttaatgtgtggggTTTCTGCTTTTTTGAGGACTGAATCCTTCATTAGTACTTTTAAatagtacatttaaaataaagaatttccAGCAAAAGAAAATCAAGGAGTAACAGAGTTTTTCATGCATATCATTGATGCCTTTCAACAGGATGTAGAGTCAGGCTCCAAACAGAAACTGCTCTAAGAAGTCAACACAGGGAGAATTTAACTCAAGGAATTTGTAAAAATAGGCAATGAAAGGGAGAAGAGAGCCCCCAAAGAAGGGAGTGACTCTAGGATAAAACAACTATCCTAAAAAATAGGATAAAACAACTATAATTCTTAAGTGGGAGGAATAAAGGGAAAAGGGGATGTTACTGGAGCCCAGGGTCAAGGGTCATAAGgcatttgggctttcctggtggcccagagagtaaagaagctgcctgcaatgcaggagacaagttcaatacctgggtgaggaagatcccctggagaagggaatggctacccattccagtattcttgcctggagaattccatggacagaggagcctggtgggctacagtccatggggttacagattcagacaggactgagcgactaacactttcacttttcagagcaGGGGGCAGATGAGGAATATTATGCTTGCCCCATCCTCCAGCTGTCTCCTTTCCTGCTTCCCACTGGTCACACCCAGCTGGCACTAGTTCCTCAGGGAAGGCAAGGCAATGCTGCTTGCAGGATCAGCTCCTCTGTGATTACAGACCAGAGACGGGGAAAGAAGAACCAGGAATGAATCAGAGAGCACACAGGCCTGGGACCCTGAAGCCTCcactaagaatttttaaaaattcactgttAACAAATCCAGGtttgatataatttatattatatcaaATTTATCCAGGAAAAACAAAGTTGTCTATAATGGGTCCCATCAAGGAGTTACCAAAGGCTCTACAACTTGGGGATAAATCAttgaaatcagaagaaaaaaaaaaagaaccagttatatatgtatattcatatttTGAACTGACGTTGGAAGCCCTGTTAATTTTGCTGAATTTAGTCAACCTTCTTTTAAGAACACCACCTACCTTTATTCTTTGGCTTTTTAAACGCAGAAAGCTGCTAGATCTATAACCTTGCTTGCCCCTTTCATTTGGAATACTGAGAATCCAGTAGCTTTTTATTGTTAGGCTTCTGTTTATCCATTTAAAGGTTACTGCATTGGCTTATACTAGGACTTCAATGATAGTGTCCAAAATGAATTTTCTATCACCCAAACTATTTTCTATCTCTACTGCACTACTGCACGGGAAACAGCAAATGCTGTGCTCATTTCTTTGAAGCCTCAACCTGGCTGGCACGCCTCTCTAAACATAGATCAGGATTAACTGAGTAATAAGGCAAGACTGCACAATAGTTTCTCTAATAAATTCTTCAATATTGTTACCTTAGAGAAGTCTTTTCAAAGGATTTAACTTCAGGTACACAGAAACTTTGGAAATATTGAGAAATGTCCACATgctaaaacattgttttaaaaaactgtaacAAGCTTTATGGTGTCAAATTTTCAGTCtcctacttttatttttacaaatttcaGCATGATggttctggggtttttttttgcttttacgtTGAGAAAACTGATTGTTTCACTTGTACTTCTACTGGTCCTAGAACTAAGCTTTTTTTCACCTCTCTAAAATTGGGCATGTTTCTGTTTTAGTCTGGATACTCTAATTCTctgttaaactttttttaaagttataatttatttatttttaattggaggataactgctttacaatattgtgttggtttctgccatatatcaatatgaatcagccatagatataggcatgacccctccctcttgaagctccctcccacctcccaccccatccaacctcccaccccatcccaccccttaaggttgtcacagagcaccaggtttgagctccctgcatcacactgcaaatttccactggctatctaattttacaggAGGTAatgtaagatcatggcatctggtcccatcacttcatgggaaatagatggggaaacagtggaaacagtgtcagactttatttgagggggctccaaaatcactgcagatggtgattgcagccatgaaattaaaagatgcttactccttggaaggaaagttatgaccaacctagatagcatattaaaaagcagagacattactttgccaacaaaggtctgtctagtcaaggctatggtttttccaatggtcatgtatggatgtgagagttggactgtagagAAAGCTgatcacagaagaattgatgcttttgaactgtggtgttgaagaagactctagagtcccttggactgcaaggagatccaaccagtccattctaaaggagatcagtcccgggtgttcattggaaggactgatgctgaagctgaaactcctcattggaaaagactctgatgctgggagggattggaggcaggaggagaaggggacgacagaggaggagaagggaacgacagagaatgagatggctggatggcattaccgactggatggacatgagttggggtaAATtccggaagttgatgatggacagggaggcctggcgtgctgcaattcatggggtcacaaagagtcagacacgactgagcgactgaactgaactgaatgtaagatGTATGTTTCAACGCTACTCTCTTAATTTGTCCCATCTTCCCACCCCCCCTAATCTATTCTCTTACTCTAAAAGTTTAAGTTCCATTCCATGGCTGtatgaaaaaagaataagaaataagcAAGAGAGTTTAAAACTACGTGAGAAATTGGAAGTTTCAGAAAAGTAGCAGTGAAAGAAAAATACCTCTTTATAAGCTCCAGAAGAAAGAACTTTAAGATGAAATTAAATCAGAGATACAGAACATTTTATGGAAACGGGAGACAGATGTGCTTTTGGAACCGGGAAAATACTGGTTAACTTTTAGTTGTGATCACACTTTGGTGGTGTCTATGTGAAGCAAATGCTTTGGCTCTAAACTTGTTTCTTCTGCTTTTATGTTTTCTGCCTTCACCAACCTGGAGACAGGAGAATGAGGTAAATTTTGACTCTCTGGTGGTCAATGAGATAACTTTTGCTTATCTCATAAATACTGCTGATAGATAAACAATTTAGTGTCTTTCAACTGAAAACTTCCTCCTAAAGACCATACAACCCAGGTTTGGGGGAAAAATTGGAGAAAGCGGTCCTTGAATATTTGCTACTCATAATTTATTCGCTCACGTGGTGAATATAACATTGGAAAGGGCCTAAGACATCATCAGACCATAACTGTGTTTGCTGTCATTTGAACAAAGCAAATAGTGACaactattttttcctcttaatataGTTTTAGTGGTAGAGAtgaattcattctttttctttagtagtcctaatatattttctttctgaaaaatgtacaaaataataaACTACAGAAGACTGAATAATTCTATATTTGGTTACCTTTTTTCCATAAGACACATTAGTAACTTTACACCTGAACCCAGTTATAGCCTTTAGTCCCCTACAATGCTAGTGTTGAAAGGGGCTTAGAAACCACTTGTCCTTCATTTTGGACATGAGGAATCTGAAGCAGAGACAGACTAATTTCTGCAAGAAGGCATagagagaaacaatgaaaatataattaaaacctGAAAACTGGCCCAGGCAATTCTTCACTATAATATTTTGTCCTGATTGTGAGCCAAGAACCACTTTCTCAGCCCCTTTAATTCACTCTATCCATGCCTGGTCACTTCAAAACTTTGCTGACTTCTGCAAATTACATATCAGCATCCCAGAAAATGTGGAGTTCATACACCTGAGATCTTTTGCTCAAGAAGAACTATTCTTACTAGTCTATTAAATGGTGGTTCCTGGAACAAACAGACTGCCTCCAATTGTATATGGGCACCATAATAGAAAGGAGTGTCCGGATGTGGGACTGAATGGCCTAAATATGGTAGCTAGAACACAAAGTCccgagggcaaaaaaaaaaaaaaaaaaaaattacttatagaGAAAGCCCCCTTTAAATGGCAGCACTGATGAAAGCTAGGACGTTGAAAGATTATAGACTTTGGAAAATTCAAATGTTCTATGTTCAAGGCCTATGGTATGTTCAGGCCAAAAAGACACGTACAAAGGCTCTAGGACTAAATGCGTGAGTCATGGAATTCACGCCCACGCTGATTCTACTACACACTTTATACAACTACCCAAATCAAAACAGTAACACAGGCCTGGCcccataaaaacatatttaagtaATCCCTGTGGAATTTAGGAAAAAAAGCATACTGTCCAGATAGGTTGTAGGCAGAACTCAATAAGATGCAAACATACGCgtatactttaaaatatgctAGATGAGGACGTTTAACGGGAAGTTTTTGTTTTGAATAAAGGATTTATTGCCACAAACACACCGGACCTGAACTAGAAAGGGATGTGAGAAAGCGGAGCAAGCATCAAGTTGTGTAAATCAATGTGGGAGTAACTCAGCGACCTGTTAACTCGTTGCCAAGTTCTCGGCGCCAGCCCTTTCCCGGGTGTGGAAGGAGGGCCCCTCTTGCCCGGGAGGAGAGGCATGGGTCTCGACCCCGGGTCTTCCCGCCGGCTCTGCTAGGTCCTTCCCACTCGCGTGCGCCGCTTCGGGCAGGGCAGGCCGGGGCGGGGACAAGAGAGTACGGAGGGAAGGGCCGAGGGCGGTCAGGGAGGGCGGAGGGAAGCCGAGGAGGAGGGCGGCGGGCggttttattgtttcctttcgCCCTCCTCCTCCCGCGCCTCGCCCCGGCGTCACTGGAAAGCAGCCCGGGCCGCCCGGCGGCGGGTTATTTATAGCGCGGGCTGCGCGCGCGTCACGGAGCCCGGCCCGACTGACGGGGCCGCTGACGCGCTTGGCCGCGGGGCCGAGTCCGCGGGGCTGCGCGTCGGGCGCCGGCGACAATGGGGTTCTGTGTGTGCAGCTGCCGTCGCCGCTGGGGGCCGGGGGAGGAGGGCGGGCAGCCGCTCCCCGACCCCCCTTCCTCTCGCCCGCGACCCCCCGAAAGGTAACCGGCCTCTTCTGCCCCTGGCCGGGCCCCGCcagctgcttttttcttttctttttaaaaaatttaatcagtTAAGTTTCCCTCGCCCCAACCGCTTCCATCTCCCCCGCTTTCCCTTCTGGCCCCCCAACATGACGAAACAAGGGGCTTTAGCCGGCCGGGGGCGACCGCTTTGTGCGTCGCGGGGAGCGGGACCCGCCCAAGGCGCGCCCAGCGGGGGACGCGGTGACCGAGGGGCCGGGAGCGCCGGGCAGGTAACGTATCCTGGACCAGGAGCGGGGGCTTTGTTTGggtcgggggaggggaggggagctggggtGGGTGTGGACGCCGGGCAGCCCTTCTGGGACTCCTGTCTCCCCTCCACTCCCCGCTCTCCGCCCCGCTGGCCGGCGCGCAGGAAGCCAACCTGGGTGTGTGGCGCGAGAAGCGAAAGAGAAACTTCTGCGTGACTAGCTGAGGCTCCTTCGAGAGGCCAGGACGCTagaggcccccacccccaccccgccgccgccgccgccgccgcccccccccctccccctgccgcTCACTCTCCTCGCGGGGGACTTTGGAGCCCTCCCctcgcccgcccccgccccgcggaAGGAGGGGCTGGCGAGGATTTTAGGGACTTCCCGGGACACGGAGATCGGCTCTGAACCATCCCCTTTCAGCTGTCGGGAGCTGGGCAAGCTAGCTCTGGAGCCTCTCGCACGTGGCAGGCAGGCAGAGAACTTGCTGTGCCTTCTAGGAAATTGCAATCGATTTGTAATGCAGTTTCGCTAATTGGGAGTTCAAAATTAAACTTTAATAAAGCATTTGTGTCGTCTCGTCTAATTGTGAAAGCTTCCATCCGTCCTGGTAGACTCTGAGTCTCAAGTTAATGGCGCTAAGCTAGATTTCCCCCCAAGTACAATTCCGTCAGCCGGCGTCGGCGCAGCTGGATTTCCGTTAGGTACAGATGTTGCTAATGGCATCTTAAGCACGGATGGGCAGATAGCATACGGAATGCAACATGTTGCCATATGGTTCCGTTAGCCTTTCACCTCCAGGGATATCAATCACATATATTCTGGGAGGAACTTAATGACTCTCTGAACGGCAAAATGAATTACCTGGTACAATTTATATCCCTTGACCTGATACGTTATAACAACAGGAAGATAGCATCCCACAGTTCCTGTGGTATGAACTGAACTTCAGAGCtacatttcaaattttataacATCTATTTGTAGTGTGAGGGGCCCTGTCAAACCACTCTGGCTGAAAAATCCCTTTCTGTAttgtccttcctcccctccccccccccccccccccccccggcttATAGTTACAAAAGTTTAGCGAAACTGTTGTTTTGGTAATTGTCAATCAGCTGACCAAATACTAATTGAAGAGAGtatggagaaatagaaaatacgaTTTCCAGAGCTAGTTACTTAAGACCAATCATCAGGAACGCCATACTTTAAGAACTCCCCAAATTAAAGGACTCCCAAGAAAAATCTATTTTGTGAATCGTTTCACTATAACTCCTAAAATCCATTTATTAACTCtttgaaattctgtttttttaatacttcATTCTTACGAAAGTAACTTACAAAAATGTACtcagaaatatgaaatataatgaCTTCCTTAGCAAAATAGTTTATCTTCCCTCCCCGGCAACCCACCTGAACTTGAATTCTGTATGTGGTGGTACTggtggtttgggtttttttcttcgAAACATGTCAGTGACAGCATACTGAAGTCACTGTTAGATCCTAGTAGAATGATCCTGTAATATTTCccaggtctttttaaaaatatcctggTGATTAATAAAATGTTTGGCTCTAATTTCAGATTATAAACATGGTTGTCTTTTGCTGTATCCCTCCTTTTTCCTTCACTAATACAGAGAGGCAACATTGCAAGACAAGAAACTTAAgtgtaaaaacagtaaaatactacaactttttaaaaactttttcctATTAAGGGATGTATGAAAGCTGTGGGCGTActatcttttaaaagattttgcttcCAACAATACATAAACCACATTAATTCATGTGAACTGATAAACTAGGGTAATACACAAAATAGACCTAGTCTGAAAACATATTTTCAGTCATAAAAGtttcataattcatttttatattacaaGATAAcgtctcctttttttctttttgtaataggTGATGATTTGTTACCTAGTGCTTGAGTTCGGGCAATGATTTTGataattatgaaataatataagatcttttgtgtatgtaaatagaaaattttatacaGAACAAAATAAGATATATCTGAGTTATGACAACCGTTACTGGAGACTGTTTTTGGGTaatcttttaatggctgaaattGTATTTCTCTGTAGCATCAGCATTCAATGAGTTTTAACCTTGATCTGTAGTGAGGCTGTTAATCATGACTACATCTCCATGACTCCTGAATAGGTTGTGAGTGTGTCCTTTAATCAGTCACACAGAACTCGCCTTATAAAGCTGTTATTGTCATGAGCAGATACTGCAGGCTTTTGTCAAGCCCGGTGATTATTAACGTTTTCGTTCTTCAAAAGCCAGGCTGAAAGTCCTGCTGTGCTTTATTTCACAATTCAAGTCCATTAGTACGGAAAATCCTAAGCAGCAATATTTGCCTTTTCTCAAGTTAAAGTATTACATACATCGTTCATAATTTCAGGCCCATTCGTGGACAAAAACTATGTGTGTATTTGGTATACATATGTAATAACAAAAACAAGATATGCATCTTGCATCATGACTTATTTGAAGTGAAGATTTGATGGATGTCCATTGTTACTCTAGATGAGGTGGCTGGCTGCCAAGGCGATCCCTCTAGCTTGAAAGTACTGGCATTGTTATTGTCTATGAGGGAATCACTTTCTAATTTTTAAGCTCCCAACTTCACCTCCCTCTTTCAATATGGCCCTTCCATACTGCTAATCTGAGAATTTGTTTGAATGtgaaaacttttgaaaatgtGTTTGTATTGGTCAAGATTTTCATCAGTATTTCTGGTTGCCTGCTGGTTTACCTTGAGCTGGCAAGTATGTTTTAATTGAAAGTGAAGAAATACTATCAGGACAAGGTATATTCCCCATGCTCTGAGTAATTTTAATTGTGATGTAATCCTCGgtgctttcttatcttttttacttatgaatgtattttaaattatttaagataGGACAGATTTACGCCTTTCTCAAGGTAATATGGGACAAGTTATGGATAGGTATTAGGCCTCTATTAGAACACGTCATTCgagtgggtggggctggggaggagagcCCTCAGGAAAGAGTATACAGGCCCACTGCACTGGCCCTGTttgcttttcaaatttaaaaCCCATATTGCTGTGTTGGAAACTTGCTTCTCTTTTATAacctttcattaaaatttttttttttttttaaactgtcaaTCTGTAAATATTTAACCAGCCAAGCAGGAAACAGTCTTTTATTCTCAACTATATGCAGCTTTGTTTTTATCTGGGTTAGTGTGAGGGGCatgcaaatacataaaaatttgatttgattttccttACTTTGAAGATTGACAGAGGCTTCTTTAGTTAATCTTGTTCAATTCCATGTTCTGTATTCAGATAttgaaatacagtatttttgtACATTTATAAGATTgtgtttgcatttatttatgtttctttttttaaagcatgtagaCTTGAATGtttgttctactttttttttttttttcttcacatcatTACTCTGGTACTGCTTGATGTAACTTGATTAGCTCCCTCCCCAGTCATGATTGGTAATTAAAATAGGCATTAAAATTAGTCACTTAGCAATTTTGCTGTTCAATTGGCAATTAAATTACTTAATTGCAATTAAAGTCCTAATTTTAATTGGCAAAATGATAGATGTAGATTTAAGATAATATGTATAAATACTTTAATAAGTGTCTATATAAGGATTACTTAATTACTCAACTTCAAGTTTATGCTGTTAACTTTAGAACTTTTAAGTGAGCAATGAAATTTATATTACATCTATTCAAAGAATATGGTAATTAGATTTATTACTTATCACTATAAGGGTCCTTGCTATAAGTTAACTTTTGTAATGTTAAAATTGTAGGCTTGTTAATTGCAGAATTATGTTGAAGAAGAGGGCATATATGTCTTTGTCATAATATATCAATAATATACCTTCAGTTTTTATTAAATTGAAAAGTTGGTGAAAAAAGGTGGTTATCTTATCATTAAAGGTAAAATTAAAAACTAGCTAGCTGTTATATACAATGAAGACTCTTGCAAAGTGTATGTATTTTATCTACTAAAAGAAAATCCTACATAGTACTATGATGGTTACTGATGTTATTAGCTACTTTTACAATTTCAAATGCCCTTGGTGTTTTCTTAGCATATAGCACCTTATTCTCAGAACCTTTAAAGCATTTTTCAGTACTTTGTACTTTTTAATGACTCCTATGTTTAGCGAAATTAGCAATAAAATCTAAAACCAAAGTAACCCTTCCTTGCTTAATCAAAAAGAAGTCTTACATAAGAAAATATTGAAGATTGCTAggtgtgggaggaggggagaatggaGAATTATTAAATGGTTACAGAGTTAGAATTTTAGAAGATTAAGAGTTATGGGGGTAAGTAGTGGTGATGGGTGCACAACAGGATGACTGTATTTAACACGAttaaactgtacatttaaaattgtAAGATGGTaatttttatgtgtgttttaccacagtaacaaaaaaaaagtattaagtggttaatttaaaagtatttaggAGATAGTTACTGAGAGTCAAGAATTAGAGAAAAGATGAAGGATTTTTATTATGCAAAATACTTTTTGAGTGGCATGAGGTTTTACCATATgttcagttttataattttaatttacaagTAGATGCTTCTAGAAAAAATGAGAGCTGTTTTCTTCTTCACATCTTTACACATTTCGAGAACTGAGTTCTGTATCAAAgtaagaaacaatttttaaaatctttggatTAAGTGATTTGGGATGAAAAATGGGCTGGGTAAAACTGAGTAAAAGCCACAACTACCCAAAATGTAAATTACCAGCTAAGCATTTTACTTATTCTCTAGGCATctcatagaaaaggaaaaaatgattggCTGATTAATATCTTTTTAATGCAAGTGAAATGGCAAAGTAAATAACTGGAAATCttccatattaaaaaatgattttgtattttcagaaactgagatttttttcaaagtGAAAATTTCTATCACTAATATAAAACTGAATgacaataaattacatgaaatttgTCCAAATATAacctaaaataaatttcatttttatgcttAACATAGATTCCATTAACTAATGTTATGAAATTTCTTCAAGTTACCTTGATTCTTATAGAATAACAGTTGTGTCTGTTTACTATATTTTAACTGTGAGAGCTAAGGGCTACTCTGAGTACATTTGGGGAGAATAGTGAAATAAATCCCTGAAGATCCCTTTCCCATGCATTATGATAGAAAATCCTTATGGAATTAAGGATTCCATAGAATTAAGAATTAAATCCATATTTGCTTTCTAAATCATACCAAAAATCTCAATTTTATTAAGTATAATCTGCTTAGCCttgcataaaataaaatgcttagatTTAGATTGGAGTATGTATTATTTACATAGTTTTTtatgaaaatgttatatatatatatatatatatacacacacacacacacaccaatatgTTCTGCTTCATACTGGCTAATATCATAAAAGATAATATTATTTTCCTATGTGCTTTTTCTGAGGTCATCTAATACTGTATATTGACAGAAATAATAATATTGTAATTTTAGTTGGTTTCAAAAAAAGGAGCTCTTACAGGTAGGATCagtttttattcccatttattttaaattgttaaaaatacTGACCTTCATTTGGGGTAACTTTATGTATTTATACATGGCAGTAATTTAAAGTTATATCAGATTCTGGGCCCTGAAAGAAAcattattgtcattttaattgAGTTATAAAGTAGTTTATATTCAAGAATCTATTTACGTTCAAGAATCTTGCAGGATTGCAGTCATATAAATGcagaatttcagtttcttttagCCTAGAGCATCATTTGAACATTTTCTAAAAGGTTGTTCAATTCTACATTTTGATTCCATTATATGTGTAATTAAACCTCTGTGCACAAAAGCATTCTCTTATGTACTAGCAAATACACCCACAGGAATCCTCTTataaactataatttatttaaacatgTAATCATAGGATTTTAAAACatgctttcatttttccaaaCTATATGCCAATTTGAACTGCTTGGtgataaaatgaaagattttattaccattttgatttttttttcctctgtgaccTGACGGTGAGTTAAATATGGGTGGGCGGAAATAAAACCTATTGTGAACCTAATTTCAGTGTTAAACTGTTTCCctttttgagaaaaatagaagagaatcAAAGATTTGTAGTTATTTATGAATTCCAGCAGAATATGAATGTCTGGGCCTGctgcaagatctcctggagcttgaCCTAAGTAGTAAATagctaggggtgtgtgtgtgtgtgtgtgtgtgtgtgtgtgtgtgcgcgcgcgcgcgcgcgcgcgcttgTGCGTGTATTTGTATGAcggtgtgtgcttgtgtgtgtttgtgtgatggtgtgtgtgtgcttgtgcatgTATTTGTGTGATGGATCATCCTGAATGTTGTGGAGTCAGGCCCCCTACTGACAGCATCAGTCAATTACAGACATTGGCCCTTCTACTGAGACCTGCCTTTCATGAGAATCTGTTGGGGACACAAGAGTCTCGTGTTTTGAGCGTGGTGGTTCTTTTTTACACTTTCTAATGTCTACCGGATCCTTTCCACCCGGAGCACATGTGAGCCCTACCAAAAACGCCAACCCAAAAAAACAGCTTACCCAATAATTGGTTTAAGAGTCTATCGGTCTTGATTCTGATGTGTCTTAATAAGAAGACACACTTCCTAGCAGCTATTGTAGAATAGGGATTTGAGGAAGAGAGAACTCATATGGATTGTAGAAAAGAAGGCCAAAAAGCCACATCTTTCCCCTCGCATGTTGATGTTATATCCGATTCATTACCAGTTGCTAATAATTGTTAACAATAAGCTGCTGTGAAAACTGCTCTTCGATCTTGGGTACATGAAAGACTTGAACGAAGGCTCTGCTACCAAGAAGCCAGACTCGACAGGT of the Bubalus kerabau isolate K-KA32 ecotype Philippines breed swamp buffalo chromosome 3, PCC_UOA_SB_1v2, whole genome shotgun sequence genome contains:
- the LOC129647280 gene encoding spidroin-1-like, with product MVVPGTNRLPPIVYGHHNRKECPDVGLNGLNMVLPTRVRRFGQGRPGRGQESTEGRAEGGQGGRREAEEEGGGRFYCFLSPSSSRASPRRHWKAARAARRRVIYSAGCARVTEPGPTDGAADALGRGAESAGLRVGRRRQWGSVCAAAVAAGGRGRRAGSRSPTPLPLARDPPKGALAGRGRPLCASRGAGPAQGAPSGGRGDRGAGSAGQVTYPGPGAGALFGSGEGRGAGVGVDAGQPFWDSCLPSTPRSPPRWPARRKPTWVCGARSERETSA